A single region of the Salarchaeum japonicum genome encodes:
- a CDS encoding ATP-binding protein: MEPTSTDEEHIHVGETADGTPVELPTVDILTGRAFLTGKSGSGKSNTASVVIEELLDAGFPVLIVDCEGEYYGLKEEFELLHAGADEECDIQVGPEHAEKLASLALEQNVPVILDVSGFLDEDASDELVRETARQLFVKEKKLKKPFLLVVEEVHEYIPEGAGMGETGRMLIKVGKRGRKHGLGVMGISQRPADVKKDFITQANWLVWHRLTWENDTKVVGRIVGSEYGEQVSELDAGEAFVQADWTDDAVSRIQFKRKRTFDAGATPGLDDFERPELKSVSEGLMDDLASISEREEREEDRIAELEEELAAKRERINELEEELRSARNVSMAARQMANVLTAEGVQTTLPTDADEDVEALRAKVERLEDALDEEEPESYDIEEIQEKFKERGEELADDPDAAADADSGGEQSARVDALLESPSVRVRVEAAIRESQCNEERARRLLDELDGERTAHDLCEAASLPIGDAQSLLDALRSRRLVTRNANREYAFDGEELRRLARGDDPRGAVSELSEQWRFD, encoded by the coding sequence ATGGAGCCGACGAGCACCGACGAGGAGCACATCCACGTCGGGGAGACGGCGGACGGCACGCCCGTGGAGTTGCCGACCGTCGACATCCTCACGGGACGCGCGTTCCTCACGGGGAAGTCCGGGAGCGGGAAGTCGAACACGGCGAGCGTCGTCATCGAGGAACTGCTCGACGCGGGCTTTCCCGTCCTCATCGTGGACTGCGAGGGCGAGTACTACGGGTTGAAGGAGGAGTTCGAGTTACTGCACGCGGGCGCTGACGAGGAGTGCGACATCCAGGTCGGTCCGGAGCACGCGGAGAAGCTCGCGAGCCTCGCGCTCGAACAGAACGTCCCCGTCATCCTCGACGTGTCGGGGTTCCTGGACGAGGACGCGTCGGACGAGCTGGTGCGGGAGACGGCGCGGCAGTTGTTCGTGAAGGAGAAGAAGCTGAAGAAGCCCTTTTTGCTGGTCGTGGAGGAAGTCCACGAGTACATCCCGGAAGGCGCGGGGATGGGCGAGACGGGGCGGATGCTCATCAAGGTCGGGAAGCGCGGGCGCAAGCACGGCCTGGGCGTGATGGGTATCAGTCAGCGGCCGGCGGACGTGAAGAAGGACTTCATCACGCAGGCGAACTGGCTCGTCTGGCATCGGCTCACCTGGGAGAACGACACGAAGGTCGTCGGGCGCATCGTCGGCTCCGAGTACGGCGAGCAGGTGTCGGAACTGGACGCGGGCGAGGCGTTCGTGCAGGCGGACTGGACGGACGACGCGGTGTCCCGCATCCAGTTCAAGCGCAAGCGGACGTTCGACGCGGGCGCGACCCCGGGGCTCGACGACTTCGAGCGCCCCGAATTGAAGTCGGTGAGCGAGGGGTTGATGGACGACCTGGCGTCGATTTCGGAGCGCGAGGAGCGCGAGGAAGACCGCATCGCGGAGCTGGAGGAGGAGCTCGCGGCGAAGCGCGAGCGCATCAACGAACTGGAGGAGGAACTCCGGTCGGCGCGGAACGTCTCGATGGCGGCGCGCCAGATGGCGAACGTCCTGACGGCCGAGGGCGTGCAGACGACGCTCCCCACGGACGCGGACGAGGACGTGGAGGCGTTGCGCGCGAAGGTCGAGCGGTTGGAGGACGCGCTCGACGAGGAGGAACCCGAGTCCTACGACATCGAGGAGATTCAGGAGAAGTTCAAGGAACGCGGGGAGGAACTCGCGGACGACCCCGATGCGGCGGCCGACGCCGACAGCGGGGGCGAGCAGTCGGCGCGCGTGGACGCGCTGTTGGAGTCGCCGTCGGTGCGGGTGCGGGTGGAGGCGGCGATACGGGAGTCGCAGTGCAACGAGGAGCGCGCGCGCCGACTGCTGGACGAACTCGACGGCGAGCGCACCGCGCACGACCTCTGCGAGGCCGCGTCCCTGCCCATCGGGGACGCGCAGAGCCTGCTGGACGCGCTGCGGAGTCGGCGGCTGGTGACGCGGAACGCGAACCGCGAGTACGCGTTCGACGGCGAAGAACTGCGGCGGTTGGCGCGCGGCGACGACCCGCGGGGCGCGGTGTCGGAACTGAGCGAGCAGTGGCGGTTCGACTAA
- a CDS encoding cold-shock protein gives MATGTVDFFNDTGGYGFIETEDADEDVFFHMEDVGGPDLEEGQEVEFEIEDAPKGPRAKNLKRLE, from the coding sequence ATGGCAACTGGTACGGTTGATTTCTTCAACGACACTGGCGGTTACGGTTTCATCGAGACTGAGGATGCGGACGAGGACGTTTTCTTCCACATGGAGGACGTTGGCGGCCCGGACCTCGAAGAAGGTCAGGAAGTCGAATTCGAGATCGAGGACGCCCCCAAGGGTCCTCGCGCGAAGAACCTCAAGCGCCTCGAATAA
- a CDS encoding MATE family efflux transporter, translating into MRFPNPVRLVILGVGLLLSRAGLVDHQHVRSTTDLSWPRIVTGLARMSKNAADVAMVGIVLGEAAIGGVGLASPFWGLAFSIGGGMAAGTIALVSQGHGAEDYDQFGQAIRSSVLVVLALTLPLAAVLFVFPTDLLGLLSDDPATVTYGADYLRILAFGVPFAGLNLVGSRIYIGADDAYTPMIVRGGGAASNIALNALFIFGLGMGVTGAALGTVLANVLGTTAFAVGLARGRLPFCDPLPAAVSLRDRYFDRETVTDIVRIGTPVVGRNGVWTVARIPMLAIVASFGTTVLAAYTVARRIYALMNTPGWGFGLASSSLVGQNLGRGDEAGAEAVAKDVVLFSIGTYLVASAIVAAFAHPIADLFIGPDATPGTVPATTAFVYVCCIAVLAQAVKGAAAGPLDAAGDTRVPFYSQLVGMFGFALPLAALGAYTDLGLVGLYLSLVAETFVPAAINYWWFSTGVWKERSREFRPGTPADD; encoded by the coding sequence GTGCGTTTTCCGAACCCCGTCCGGCTGGTCATCCTCGGCGTCGGCCTCCTCCTCTCCAGGGCCGGCCTCGTCGACCACCAGCACGTGCGCTCGACCACCGACCTCTCGTGGCCCCGCATCGTCACGGGCCTCGCGCGGATGTCGAAGAACGCCGCCGACGTGGCGATGGTCGGCATCGTCCTCGGGGAAGCCGCCATCGGCGGCGTCGGCCTCGCGTCCCCGTTCTGGGGGCTCGCGTTCTCCATCGGCGGCGGGATGGCCGCCGGCACCATCGCGCTCGTCTCCCAGGGCCACGGCGCGGAGGACTACGACCAGTTCGGGCAGGCGATTCGCTCCAGCGTCCTCGTCGTCCTCGCGCTCACCCTCCCGCTCGCCGCCGTCCTGTTCGTCTTCCCCACCGACCTCCTCGGCCTCCTCTCCGACGACCCGGCGACCGTCACCTACGGCGCGGACTACCTCCGCATCCTCGCGTTCGGCGTGCCGTTCGCCGGCCTGAACCTCGTCGGAAGCCGCATCTACATCGGCGCGGACGACGCCTATACGCCGATGATAGTGCGCGGCGGCGGCGCGGCGTCCAACATCGCCCTGAACGCCCTCTTCATCTTCGGGCTCGGGATGGGCGTCACCGGTGCCGCGCTCGGAACCGTGCTCGCGAACGTCCTCGGCACCACCGCGTTCGCCGTCGGCCTCGCCCGCGGCCGCCTCCCCTTCTGCGACCCCCTCCCCGCCGCCGTCTCCCTCCGCGACCGCTACTTCGACCGCGAAACCGTCACCGACATCGTCCGCATCGGCACGCCAGTCGTCGGCCGGAACGGCGTCTGGACCGTCGCCCGCATCCCGATGCTCGCCATCGTCGCCAGCTTCGGCACCACCGTCCTCGCCGCCTACACCGTCGCCCGCCGCATCTACGCGCTCATGAACACGCCCGGTTGGGGGTTCGGCCTCGCGTCCAGCAGCCTCGTCGGCCAGAACCTCGGCCGGGGTGACGAGGCCGGCGCGGAAGCCGTCGCGAAGGACGTGGTGCTGTTCTCCATCGGCACCTACCTCGTCGCGTCCGCCATCGTCGCCGCGTTCGCCCACCCCATCGCCGACCTGTTCATCGGCCCCGACGCCACGCCCGGCACCGTCCCCGCGACCACCGCGTTCGTCTACGTCTGCTGTATCGCCGTGCTCGCACAGGCCGTGAAGGGCGCGGCCGCCGGCCCGCTCGACGCCGCCGGCGACACCCGCGTCCCCTTCTACAGCCAGCTCGTCGGGATGTTCGGGTTCGCGCTCCCGCTCGCCGCGCTCGGCGCGTACACCGACCTCGGCCTCGTCGGCCTCTATCTCTCCCTCGTCGCGGAGACGTTCGTCCCCGCCGCAATCAACTACTGGTGGTTCTCCACCGGCGTCTGGAAGGAACGCAGCCGCGAGTTCCGCCCCGGCACCCCCGCCGACGACTAA
- a CDS encoding enoyl-CoA hydratase/isomerase family protein, translated as MPSIESEHVRIEVEDSRADVVITRPEKRNALTGAAVRDLTDAVHAVDADDAVRAATLRGEGGVFCAGFDLEMMAENDVREHDALHRDFRALLDAIDGMTTPTVAAVQGAGIAGGFELTLPCDFRVLGADAKYGVIEVDLGIFPHQGSTQRLPRLVGLAKAKELVLTGEFVDPAEADRINLVTEVAPDDEVDDRARELADSLTENAPRGVENALRAFSHTFDVPLDEGLDYEHALAMEVYGTDDRREGFEAQLEGRDPEFSGR; from the coding sequence ATGCCGTCAATCGAGAGCGAGCACGTGCGAATCGAGGTCGAGGACAGCCGCGCGGACGTGGTCATCACGCGCCCCGAGAAGCGGAACGCGCTCACCGGCGCGGCGGTGCGCGACCTCACGGACGCGGTGCACGCCGTGGACGCGGACGATGCGGTTCGCGCGGCGACGCTCCGCGGCGAGGGCGGCGTGTTCTGTGCGGGCTTCGACCTGGAGATGATGGCGGAGAACGACGTGCGCGAGCACGACGCGCTCCACCGGGACTTCCGCGCGCTCCTCGACGCCATCGACGGGATGACGACGCCGACCGTCGCCGCGGTGCAGGGCGCGGGCATCGCGGGCGGGTTCGAACTCACGCTCCCCTGCGACTTCCGCGTGCTCGGCGCGGACGCGAAGTACGGCGTCATCGAGGTCGACCTCGGCATCTTCCCCCACCAGGGGTCGACGCAGCGCCTCCCGCGGCTCGTCGGCCTCGCGAAGGCGAAGGAACTGGTGTTGACGGGCGAGTTCGTCGACCCCGCGGAGGCCGACCGTATCAACCTCGTCACCGAGGTCGCGCCCGACGACGAGGTGGACGACCGGGCGCGCGAACTCGCGGACTCGCTCACGGAGAACGCCCCGCGCGGCGTCGAGAACGCGCTCCGGGCGTTCTCACACACGTTCGACGTGCCGCTCGACGAGGGCCTCGACTACGAGCACGCGCTCGCGATGGAAGTCTACGGCACCGACGACCGCCGCGAGGGCTTCGAGGCGCAGTTGGAGGGCCGCGACCCCGAGTTCTCCGGACGCTAA
- a CDS encoding lipase family protein, translated as MRRVDYGDGDDRLVFVLGWGNRPEHDGVQWLIDHLIDEGYRVSAFELPRTITDFEREYLAPVQSFVDDRDEYRLLSHSTGGLVARHLATDDALQTRTYLSPWWGFHADLQNPIVSLATKLPVSIPILPAEVTREKLGSLASDAWVADAPDYAAPTFLREAKRAQNTLPPFDTRDAVFYNPDDPIVSGPTIKDHTPESNRVAFTDGHELFNSSTRDDHIDAVLAAVRDGANALPRRA; from the coding sequence ATGCGACGCGTCGACTACGGCGACGGCGACGACCGCCTCGTGTTCGTCCTCGGCTGGGGGAACCGCCCCGAACACGACGGCGTCCAGTGGCTCATCGACCACCTCATCGACGAGGGCTACCGGGTGAGCGCGTTCGAACTCCCGCGCACCATCACGGACTTCGAGCGCGAGTACCTCGCGCCCGTCCAGTCGTTCGTGGACGACCGCGACGAGTACCGCCTCCTCAGCCACAGCACGGGCGGCCTCGTCGCGCGCCACCTCGCCACCGACGACGCCCTCCAGACCCGCACCTACCTCAGCCCCTGGTGGGGGTTTCACGCCGACCTCCAGAACCCCATCGTCTCCCTCGCCACGAAACTCCCCGTCTCGATACCGATTCTGCCCGCCGAAGTCACTCGGGAGAAACTCGGAAGCCTCGCAAGCGACGCCTGGGTCGCCGACGCCCCCGACTACGCCGCCCCCACCTTCCTCCGCGAAGCCAAACGCGCCCAGAACACCCTCCCGCCGTTCGACACCCGGGACGCCGTCTTCTACAACCCCGACGACCCCATCGTCAGCGGCCCCACCATCAAAGACCACACGCCCGAATCGAACCGCGTCGCGTTCACCGACGGCCACGAACTCTTCAACTCCAGCACGCGCGACGACCACATCGACGCCGTGCTCGCCGCCGTCCGCGACGGCGCGAACGCACTCCCACGGCGCGCCTGA
- a CDS encoding DUF192 domain-containing protein — protein sequence MVRRSTVVAVVFVAALAGVGVWWFAGDGVSRAHVTVETANDSVVLEMVVADTARERYEGLSGTASLPADGMVFRYASVGERAYVMRGMNYPIDIVFVADGEVTAVHHAVVEDPPLTRYRGRADCVLELPYNWTARHGVSVGNDVACFGS from the coding sequence ATGGTGCGTCGTTCGACGGTGGTGGCGGTGGTGTTCGTCGCGGCGCTCGCGGGCGTGGGTGTGTGGTGGTTCGCGGGCGACGGGGTGTCGCGCGCGCACGTGACGGTGGAGACGGCGAACGACAGCGTGGTGTTGGAGATGGTGGTGGCGGACACGGCGCGGGAGCGCTACGAGGGGCTCAGCGGCACCGCGAGTCTTCCCGCGGACGGGATGGTGTTCCGGTACGCGTCGGTGGGCGAGCGGGCGTACGTGATGCGGGGGATGAACTACCCCATCGACATCGTGTTCGTCGCGGACGGCGAGGTGACGGCGGTGCATCACGCGGTGGTGGAAGACCCGCCGCTCACGCGGTACCGGGGGCGCGCGGACTGCGTGCTCGAACTTCCCTACAATTGGACGGCGAGGCACGGCGTGAGCGTCGGAAACGACGTGGCATGTTTCGGTTCGTAG